The Lytechinus pictus isolate F3 Inbred chromosome 10, Lp3.0, whole genome shotgun sequence genome includes a window with the following:
- the LOC135155672 gene encoding uncharacterized protein LOC135155672 yields the protein MDVLTDIELQAIAEEVGVEIGRLGQYLGFPHHKVQFYQLRNRMTWSFSGTMELLYCWRRKTRFTKDQRTVLMSSLSAAGLGDLADRIQQGEFIAQGQNTDEYASTRPIATKKVLVYMVYASSFFVPIASTIWSVSCLNLLFLPVEIKELRGHLISYYESSVCDLKTVPWNSSSILKLDELYINLNLLNHDFNKGNGLVRKPISHSELFDLKAKSGKVAKRVLITGDAGTGKTTLSCKIAHDWSRCLWGFSIRCTPIVILLQLRLVDPKNSLGQEILNQGLVPTDRHGTITADLIDNYVSRNPENAIIIFDGYDEYVDGSLKEITKGGIFDILRYKSFRNTIVLVTCRPWREADFDDIPDYTHIELTGFNNSNVVAFVKNFFGHNEKKSDKLLTWLFGDEYLESADRLLQEPEAITCDYDYSNCSMKTVSYMARYPLFLTMFCELSKNEDFLVESYKVSDVFNHIIEYMYEQYINKIKDSRRVTDLVDFDCLKVNLGKPAYEGFQVQTDETPKEKTVFTVEEFENDTIFRLGSEIGFLTNIPEHNYYRNIMPRRKVYTTEFFHKFAQGYFASCYLMHIQKKAVKRVTPGGRFYVQSYEPPSGFYGIVGRLDKN from the exons CAGGCAATCGCAGAGGAGGTTGGAGTGGAAATAGGCAGACTTGGTCAGTATTTAGGCTTCCCAcatcacaaagttcagttttaCCAGTTACGTAATCGTATGACATGGTCATTCTCTGGAACCATGGAGTTGTTGTATTGTTGGAGGAGGAAAACGCGATTCACCAAGGATCAGAGAACAGTATTGATGAGCAGCCTCTCAGCTGCTGGTCTCGGAGATCTCGCCGACAGAATCCAGCAAG GTGAATTTATTGCACAAGGGCAAAACACAGATGAATATGCCTCTACAAGGCCCATAGCCACGAAGAAGGTTCTTGTCTACATGGTCTACGCTAGTTCGTTCTTTGTCCCTATCGCTAGTACCATATGGTCTGTTTCCTGTTTGAATCTACTTTTCCTGCCAGTGGAGATCAAAGAACTTCGGGGGCATCTTATAAGTTACTACGAGTCAAGCGTTTGCGACTTGAAGACTGTTCCATGGAACTCCTCCAGTATTTTAAAGCTTGATGAATTGTACATCAATTTAAATCTCTTAAATCATGACTTCAACAAAGGAAACGGATTGGTACGGAAACCTATTTCCCATTCAGAGCTTTTCGACCTGAAAGCAAAGAGCGGCAAAGTTGCAAAGAGGGTTCTCATTACAGGCGACGCAGGGACCGGTAAGACAACATTGTCTTGTAAAATAGCCCATGATTGGAGTAGGTGTTTGTGGGGATTCTCCATCAGATGCACTCCTATTGTAATCCTTCTTCAGCTACGGTTGGTAGACCCTAAAAACAGTCTTGGCCAGGAGATCTTGAACCAAGGTCTGGTACCAACAGATCGGCATGGTACTATAACAGCTGACTTGATCGACAACTATGTCAGCCGGAATCCAGAGAATGCTATCATTATCTTTGATGGATACGACGAGTATGTGGATGGAAGTTTAAAGGAAATTACTAAAGGAGGGATCTTTGATATTCTCAGATATAAATCATTCAGGAACACGATTGTATTGGTCACTTGTAGGCCATGGCGAGAAGCAGACTTTGACGATATCCCTGACTATACTCACATCGAATTGACAGGATTCAATAATTCAAACGTGGTAGCATTTGTGAAGAATTTCTTTGGTCACAACGAGAAGAAATCCGATAAGCTTCTGACATGGTTGTTTGGTGACGAGTACCTTGAATCAGCAGACCGACTACTGCAGGAACCAGAGGCCATAACCTGTGATTATGATTACTCCAATTGTAGTATGAAAACCGTGTCCTACATGGCAAGGTACCCCCTATTTCTGACCATGTTTTGCGAGCTCTCAAAGAACGAAGACTTCCTGGTAGAGTCCTATAAGGTCTCTGACGTGTTCAATCATATCATAGAATACATGTACGaacaatacataaataaaataaaagacagCAGAAGGGTAACAGACCTTGTTGATTTCGACTGTTTAAAGGTTAATTTGGGAAAACCAGCATACGAAGGGTTTCAGGTACAAACAGATGAGACTCCCAAGGAGAAAACTGTGTTCACTGTCGAAGAATTCGAAAACGACACAATATTCAGATTGGGAAGTGAAATCGGGTTCCTCACCAACATTCCAGAGCACAACTATTACCGAAACATAATGCCTCGACGAAAGGTCTACACCACTGAGTTCTTCCATAAGTTTGCCCAAGGGTATTTCGCATCTTGCTACCTTATGCATATCCAAAAGAAAGCAGTCAAAAGAGTGACTCCGGGAGGACGCTTCTACGTACAATCGTATGAACCACCATCAGGTTTTTATGGTATCGTCGGCAGGTTGGACAAGAACTGA